The Dethiosulfovibrio peptidovorans genome has a window encoding:
- a CDS encoding chemotaxis protein yields the protein GATLKQISHVESTMHNIAALAEEQAASSEEMALGIDQASKGTLEIAELLHTVKGASDDTALASEQVAQEAQNLSSSAEGLNSLIGQFSLDDEDSSAIMPV from the coding sequence TTGGGGCGACCTTAAAGCAAATCTCCCATGTGGAGAGCACCATGCATAACATAGCGGCCCTTGCGGAAGAGCAGGCGGCGTCGAGTGAGGAGATGGCCTTGGGAATTGACCAGGCAAGTAAGGGAACTCTTGAGATAGCTGAGCTGCTGCACACCGTCAAGGGTGCCAGCGACGACACGGCACTTGCTTCTGAGCAGGTGGCGCAAGAGGCGCAGAACCTCTCATCAAGTGCTGAGGGCTTGAATTCCCTGATCGGCCAGTTTTCTCTCGATGATGAAGACAGCTCGGCTATAATGCCGGTGTAG